One genomic window of Campylobacter curvus includes the following:
- the lptC gene encoding LPS export ABC transporter periplasmic protein LptC yields MVIKIFYFVVAIFSVVMIFLALQDPYFAEQFKQDINVSNMQANDVLDYEMNASGINAVYEADEVNRYSSEDEFLKFKAEILRSGLKHILSSDKAISQGDDVRFLGNVKYDNNDSLSFTSNEVIYNTKTKIARSDGSFVVTQNSDKATGESGSYDLAKKQTHIKGLKAWIEQQRR; encoded by the coding sequence TTGGTTATAAAAATTTTCTATTTCGTCGTCGCGATATTTAGCGTCGTGATGATATTTTTAGCGCTTCAGGATCCATATTTTGCCGAACAGTTCAAGCAAGATATCAACGTTTCTAATATGCAGGCAAACGACGTGCTTGATTACGAGATGAACGCAAGCGGCATAAACGCCGTATATGAAGCTGACGAGGTAAACAGATATAGTAGCGAGGATGAGTTTTTAAAATTCAAAGCTGAAATTTTAAGAAGCGGATTAAAGCATATCCTAAGCTCTGATAAGGCTATCTCGCAGGGCGATGACGTGAGATTTTTAGGCAACGTAAAATACGATAACAACGATAGTCTTAGCTTCACTTCAAACGAGGTGATATACAATACCAAAACGAAAATAGCACGCTCTGACGGTAGCTTTGTCGTGACGCAAAATTCAGACAAGGCTACCGGCGAGAGCGGGTCATACGATCTAGCTAAAAAACAGACGCACATAAAAGGGTTAAAAGCATGGATAGAGCAGCAAAGGCGGTAG
- a CDS encoding septal ring lytic transglycosylase RlpA family protein gives MSYLNSPKFYLGATFALFLAGCSWSGAPFAPSGPTNAKVINTPAMQKATMRPYTINGKTYYPTVVSVGDRASGIASWYGPNFHGKTTSNGEIYNMHNMTAAHKTLPMNTVLKVTNLKNQKSVIVRINDRGPFVADRVLDLSKAAATKLDIIGTGTAPVNMEVIGFNAENVAIASNQGSIYKGKIPPSSPSAPAGGIIISSEQSVVGGDFMVQIGAFKNKDGANRYQKEHESIDGYKSVVRTFTIDGETIYRVFLNGFRSEDEARDYARSGKFQGAFIVRG, from the coding sequence TTGTCATACCTTAATAGTCCCAAATTTTATTTGGGCGCTACCTTTGCACTGTTTCTAGCCGGTTGCTCTTGGAGCGGAGCCCCATTTGCTCCAAGCGGTCCTACAAATGCCAAAGTCATCAACACTCCTGCGATGCAAAAAGCCACCATGCGCCCTTATACTATAAACGGCAAGACCTACTATCCTACCGTCGTCAGCGTAGGCGATAGAGCCAGTGGAATAGCCAGCTGGTATGGTCCGAATTTTCACGGCAAGACCACGTCGAACGGCGAAATTTACAATATGCATAACATGACCGCCGCACATAAGACCTTGCCGATGAATACCGTGCTCAAGGTCACGAATTTAAAAAATCAAAAAAGCGTCATCGTGCGCATAAACGATCGCGGCCCGTTTGTGGCCGATAGAGTGCTCGATCTTTCAAAGGCCGCTGCTACGAAGCTTGACATCATAGGCACAGGCACAGCTCCTGTAAATATGGAAGTCATAGGCTTTAACGCCGAAAATGTAGCTATCGCTTCAAATCAAGGCTCTATCTACAAAGGGAAAATTCCTCCTAGCTCGCCTAGTGCACCAGCTGGCGGTATCATCATCTCATCCGAGCAAAGCGTAGTCGGAGGTGATTTCATGGTGCAAATCGGCGCATTTAAAAACAAAGACGGCGCCAATCGCTATCAAAAAGAGCATGAGAGCATAGACGGCTACAAGTCCGTAGTCAGGACGTTCACAATAGACGGCGAGACGATCTACCGCGTGTTTTTAAATGGCTTTAGGAGCGAAGACGAGGCGAGGGATTACGCTAGAAGCGGTAAATTCCAAGGTGCATTCATAGTAAGAGGTTAG
- a CDS encoding AAA family ATPase, giving the protein MIERILIKDFLSFRSAELNFKEGLSVFTGVSGAGKSVLMSAIMAIFGLKESEARLIEADVEHEFNMDEFGIENESVNTFKFIRDKSARYFVNSQAISKKNLAQIAKEHIKYLSAKEINEFENERFLNLLDALQTKKDAKFGEFLEGFRAKFKEFDEISRALKTIMDEEKKIEELKEFAKFEIDKIESVSPKKGEFDELMETKKRLSKKDKINEAWARAERVFEVEHSVMEALNISDLDTSFFEEAMNELRLARESLNMEELDDIDVEAVLDRIEAVNSLVRRYGSEEDALETLARRKAELARYENISFEKDELERKFKAANSEINALAKMLSQTRAANLKELESLINSYLKELYMSGVTLNLNEKNLDVTGRDEVVLNLNETNLKNLSSGELNRLRLAFIASESKITQSGEGVIILDEIDANLSGKEAMSIANVLLNLAKFYQIFAISHQPQLSSKAHSHFLVEKHGEISSVRELEKEERVTELARMISGEKITDEAINFAKELLR; this is encoded by the coding sequence ATGATTGAGCGAATTTTGATAAAAGATTTTTTAAGTTTTCGGTCGGCCGAGCTAAATTTTAAAGAGGGTCTTAGCGTATTTACGGGTGTGAGCGGTGCAGGCAAATCGGTCCTTATGAGCGCGATAATGGCGATATTCGGGCTAAAAGAGAGCGAAGCTAGGCTGATCGAAGCCGATGTGGAGCATGAGTTTAACATGGATGAGTTTGGTATCGAAAACGAGAGCGTAAATACTTTTAAATTTATCCGCGACAAGTCGGCGAGGTATTTTGTAAATTCGCAAGCGATCTCTAAAAAAAATCTCGCCCAGATCGCAAAAGAGCACATCAAATACCTCTCGGCAAAGGAGATAAACGAGTTTGAAAACGAGAGATTTTTAAATTTACTCGATGCTTTACAGACAAAAAAGGACGCGAAATTCGGCGAATTTTTAGAGGGTTTTAGGGCGAAATTTAAAGAATTTGATGAAATTTCAAGAGCGCTAAAGACTATCATGGACGAGGAAAAAAAGATTGAAGAGCTAAAGGAATTTGCAAAATTCGAGATCGACAAGATAGAGTCCGTGAGCCCTAAAAAAGGCGAATTTGACGAGCTGATGGAGACTAAAAAACGCCTTAGCAAAAAAGACAAAATAAACGAAGCGTGGGCGAGAGCCGAGCGTGTGTTCGAGGTCGAGCATAGCGTCATGGAGGCGCTAAATATCAGCGATCTTGATACGAGCTTTTTTGAGGAGGCGATGAACGAGCTGCGCCTCGCACGCGAGAGCCTAAATATGGAAGAGCTTGACGACATCGACGTCGAGGCGGTACTTGATCGTATAGAGGCGGTAAATTCGCTCGTTCGCAGATACGGCAGCGAGGAAGACGCGCTTGAGACGCTGGCTAGGCGTAAGGCTGAGCTGGCAAGATATGAAAACATAAGCTTTGAAAAGGATGAGCTGGAGCGTAAATTTAAAGCTGCAAATAGCGAGATAAACGCACTTGCCAAGATGCTAAGCCAAACTCGCGCGGCAAATCTAAAAGAGCTTGAAAGCCTGATAAATTCATACTTAAAAGAGCTTTATATGAGTGGCGTAACGCTAAATTTAAACGAGAAAAATTTAGACGTCACGGGACGCGACGAGGTCGTTTTAAATTTAAATGAAACGAATCTGAAAAATTTAAGCTCGGGCGAGCTAAACCGCCTGCGTTTGGCTTTCATCGCAAGCGAGAGCAAGATCACTCAAAGTGGCGAAGGCGTCATCATTTTGGACGAAATAGACGCAAATTTAAGCGGAAAAGAGGCGATGAGTATCGCAAACGTACTGCTAAATTTAGCCAAATTTTATCAAATTTTTGCGATCAGTCATCAGCCACAGCTCAGCTCCAAAGCTCACTCTCATTTTTTGGTCGAAAAGCACGGTGAGATTTCAAGCGTGAGAGAGCTTGAAAAAGAGGAGCGAGTGACGGAGCTAGCGCGCATGATAAGCGGGGAAAAGATAACGGACGAGGCTATAAATTTCGCCAAAGAGCTGTTAAGATAA
- a CDS encoding KdsC family phosphatase, protein MIEIIFLDVDGCLTDGKIVYSANGEELKFFDVKDGYAIESWLKLGKKVAIITGRKSPIVERRAEDLKINHVYQGVSDKFEVAKEILKFEGLRFENAAAIGDDYNDFKILNAVAWSFKPKDAIKQLEVKTKLKHKGGAGAVREMIEIIIEKQNLFEEWSKRWL, encoded by the coding sequence ATGATAGAGATCATATTTTTAGATGTCGACGGCTGCTTGACTGACGGCAAGATCGTTTATAGCGCAAACGGCGAAGAGCTTAAATTTTTTGATGTGAAGGACGGCTACGCCATCGAGAGTTGGCTGAAGCTTGGTAAAAAAGTCGCCATCATCACGGGCAGAAAGTCCCCTATCGTCGAGCGACGCGCTGAGGATCTAAAGATAAATCACGTCTATCAGGGCGTTAGCGATAAATTTGAAGTAGCCAAGGAAATTTTGAAATTTGAAGGGCTTAGATTTGAAAACGCCGCAGCGATCGGCGATGATTATAACGACTTTAAAATTTTAAACGCCGTGGCATGGAGCTTCAAGCCAAAAGACGCCATAAAACAGCTTGAGGTTAAAACGAAGCTCAAACACAAAGGCGGCGCTGGTGCCGTGCGCGAGATGATCGAGATCATCATCGAAAAGCAAAATTTATTTGAAGAATGGTCTAAGCGTTGGTTATAA
- a CDS encoding TatD family hydrolase has translation MIIDTHCHLDSKCYDVDLPKILSDAADLGVLGFVIPGADINDLPKAATIANAHENIYFAVGVHPYDKNGFDEALLRKFANDKKCVAIGECGLDYFRLPKDEDEKSREKLEQKRVFLAQLDLAVELKKPVILHIRDANEDSFNILKEYAPKLRAGAVLHCYNASPLLLQLAEFGNFYFGIGGVLTFKNAKSLVEILPKIPVDRILIETDAPYLTPEPNRGKRNEPAFTVFVAKKIAEILNLEFDEVCEITSNNAKRLFGCFA, from the coding sequence GTGATCATCGATACGCATTGCCATTTGGACTCCAAATGCTATGATGTCGATTTACCTAAAATTTTAAGCGATGCGGCTGATTTAGGGGTCTTGGGCTTTGTTATACCGGGAGCTGATATCAATGATTTACCAAAAGCCGCTACAATTGCAAACGCGCATGAGAATATTTATTTTGCCGTTGGCGTTCATCCGTATGACAAAAACGGCTTCGATGAGGCTCTTTTGCGTAAATTCGCAAACGATAAAAAGTGCGTGGCTATCGGCGAATGCGGACTTGATTATTTCCGTCTGCCAAAAGACGAAGATGAAAAGAGCCGTGAAAAGCTAGAGCAAAAACGCGTTTTTTTAGCTCAACTTGACTTGGCCGTTGAGTTAAAAAAACCCGTTATCCTTCACATCCGTGATGCTAACGAGGATAGTTTCAATATCCTAAAAGAGTATGCGCCAAAGCTGAGAGCGGGAGCCGTTTTGCACTGCTACAACGCTTCGCCCCTGCTTTTGCAGCTTGCTGAATTTGGGAATTTTTATTTTGGCATAGGCGGCGTTTTGACATTTAAAAATGCTAAAAGCCTAGTCGAAATTTTGCCTAAGATTCCGGTCGATAGGATATTGATAGAGACGGATGCGCCGTATCTCACGCCAGAACCAAACAGAGGCAAGAGGAACGAGCCGGCATTCACAGTGTTTGTTGCTAAAAAGATAGCTGAAATTTTAAACCTTGAATTTGACGAGGTCTGTGAGATTACGTCAAATAATGCCAAAAGGTTATTTGGGTGCTTCGCGTAA
- a CDS encoding lytic transglycosylase domain-containing protein: MKAILKIFLIFACSLSLFASAPERDPYEAQAKILKELDIDTSFMKTSYYANMRKGIQSSQVRTFTDALKSGYMYIPMIKTQIKASGVPDSFFYLAMIESGFSNHTVSNAKATGMWQFMEKTARLHGLKVGEYVDERKDPVESTKAATMYLRSLKNQFGKWYLAALAYNCGDGCLSKAIQKAGTDDLATLIDPEKKYLPPETRKFIIKILRAAYIAKDADFIVSKDSSLLNVSGGLKLTKVEVPGGTNLAQIGDSIGLGTKKMKDNNPHLKFVFTPPTLKNYYVYIPENKKQLFTENFKPFNGKNNFYTYTVKKGDTLLAISKKTGISHRAIKSYNELKTNAVAYNQKLIIPSSNHNKIQNYTIQNGDTLATLSKKFKVDEKDIKEANSLASSNLSVGAKIVIP; the protein is encoded by the coding sequence ATGAAAGCCATACTTAAGATTTTTTTGATCTTTGCATGTAGTTTATCGCTATTTGCAAGCGCCCCCGAGAGGGATCCTTATGAAGCGCAGGCTAAAATTTTAAAAGAGCTTGACATAGATACTAGCTTCATGAAAACATCTTATTATGCAAATATGAGAAAGGGTATCCAGTCCTCACAGGTAAGGACTTTTACCGATGCTTTAAAAAGCGGATATATGTATATCCCGATGATAAAGACGCAGATAAAAGCTTCGGGCGTTCCCGATTCGTTTTTTTATCTTGCTATGATAGAGTCGGGCTTTTCAAACCATACGGTCTCAAATGCAAAAGCTACCGGCATGTGGCAGTTTATGGAAAAAACGGCTAGGCTTCACGGCCTAAAAGTCGGAGAATACGTAGATGAGAGGAAAGATCCGGTCGAGTCTACGAAGGCTGCGACCATGTATCTTCGCTCTTTGAAAAATCAGTTTGGAAAATGGTATTTGGCCGCTCTTGCCTATAACTGCGGCGACGGCTGTTTGTCAAAAGCCATACAAAAGGCCGGAACGGACGATCTGGCGACACTTATCGATCCTGAGAAAAAATATCTACCTCCTGAAACCAGAAAATTTATAATCAAAATTTTAAGGGCCGCTTATATCGCTAAGGATGCTGACTTTATCGTCTCTAAAGACTCGTCTTTACTAAATGTGAGCGGAGGGCTGAAGCTCACTAAAGTCGAAGTGCCAGGTGGGACAAATTTAGCCCAGATAGGTGATAGTATCGGGCTTGGCACGAAAAAAATGAAAGACAATAACCCACATTTGAAATTCGTATTCACCCCTCCTACGCTTAAAAATTATTACGTCTATATACCTGAGAACAAAAAGCAGCTCTTTACTGAAAATTTCAAGCCTTTTAACGGCAAAAACAACTTCTACACATATACCGTCAAAAAGGGCGATACTTTGCTTGCGATATCCAAAAAAACAGGCATAAGCCATAGAGCCATCAAAAGCTACAATGAGCTTAAAACAAACGCAGTCGCGTATAATCAAAAGCTGATAATCCCGTCGTCTAATCACAACAAAATTCAAAACTACACCATCCAAAACGGCGATACTTTAGCTACGCTTTCCAAGAAATTCAAAGTCGATGAAAAAGATATAAAAGAGGCGAATTCTCTGGCCAGTTCAAATTTAAGCGTCGGAGCAAAGATTGTCATACCTTAA
- a CDS encoding N-acetyltransferase, translating into MIELRKPKPKDVALMQALVAPEVAKGVILPRSDDEISTNIRSYILACEGERIVGFCALHIHAVCLAEIRSLIVSEDMRGQGVGTMMVKKLLEEAKFYEISKIFTLTYQRSFFERLGFREIPKSELPTQKIWADCIKCKHFPVCNEIALIYNF; encoded by the coding sequence ATGATAGAGCTAAGAAAGCCAAAGCCAAAAGACGTCGCTCTTATGCAGGCTTTGGTCGCTCCTGAGGTCGCAAAGGGCGTCATACTGCCTAGAAGCGACGACGAGATAAGCACGAATATCCGCTCATATATCCTTGCCTGTGAGGGCGAGCGAATAGTCGGATTTTGCGCGCTTCACATACACGCGGTCTGTCTTGCCGAGATAAGAAGCCTCATCGTGAGCGAGGATATGCGCGGCCAGGGTGTGGGCACTATGATGGTAAAAAAGCTGCTGGAGGAGGCAAAATTTTATGAAATTTCAAAGATTTTCACGCTCACCTATCAGCGCAGCTTTTTTGAAAGGCTTGGCTTTCGGGAGATACCAAAAAGCGAGCTTCCGACCCAAAAAATTTGGGCTGATTGTATAAAATGCAAACACTTTCCCGTATGCAACGAAATAGCACTGATCTACAATTTCTAA
- a CDS encoding GGDEF domain-containing response regulator, protein MERILVVDDNKALAKLIVKQMDKSIDDMIIDVAYNFAEAKMLISEHKKEYFMTILDLNLPDAPNGEIVDYVIAQGLPVIVLTGSIDEQTKNNFIHKDIVDYVYKGNMDDINYIFQMINRLSKNRQYKALIVEDSMPFRNSLKKILTSLQFQVFTAAHGEEAMSYFADNPDMKLVITDYRMPVKDGLEILKEMRKEKDKNALGIIVMTSPSENIGAPVFLKSGASDFIAKPFEKEELICRVNNTIEAMENINQIANFANRDFLTSVYNRRYFYDDMTQYLAKAEETAEPYAIAMIDIDHFKNINDTYGHDGGDKVLQFLAKKLVDDTKGNDIVARFGGEEFCVVLKNISQEEAVKFFVNLRAKIANSKISLKKNVINFTVSIGVVFNRSDYRLDELLELADEALYIAKESGRNRVEVAK, encoded by the coding sequence ATGGAGAGAATTTTAGTAGTCGATGACAACAAAGCCCTGGCAAAACTCATAGTCAAGCAGATGGATAAAAGCATCGACGATATGATCATCGATGTGGCTTATAATTTTGCCGAAGCTAAAATGCTCATAAGCGAACATAAAAAAGAGTATTTTATGACGATCCTCGATCTAAATTTACCTGACGCTCCAAACGGCGAGATCGTAGACTACGTCATCGCTCAAGGACTACCCGTGATCGTCCTAACAGGCAGTATCGACGAGCAGACTAAAAATAATTTCATACATAAAGATATCGTTGATTACGTTTATAAGGGCAATATGGACGATATAAATTATATCTTTCAAATGATCAATCGCCTAAGCAAAAATAGGCAATATAAGGCGCTCATCGTCGAAGACTCGATGCCTTTTAGAAACAGCTTGAAAAAGATCTTGACCAGCCTTCAGTTTCAGGTATTTACGGCCGCTCACGGCGAAGAGGCGATGAGCTATTTTGCTGACAATCCCGATATGAAGCTAGTCATCACCGACTATAGGATGCCGGTAAAAGATGGGCTTGAAATTTTAAAAGAGATGAGAAAAGAGAAAGACAAAAACGCTCTTGGCATCATCGTGATGACCTCTCCTAGCGAAAATATAGGCGCACCAGTGTTTCTCAAAAGCGGAGCTAGCGACTTCATCGCCAAGCCTTTTGAAAAAGAGGAGCTGATATGTCGCGTAAACAACACGATAGAGGCGATGGAAAACATAAATCAGATCGCAAATTTCGCTAATCGCGACTTTCTAACCAGCGTCTATAATAGGCGATATTTTTATGACGATATGACGCAGTATCTCGCAAAAGCCGAAGAGACCGCAGAACCTTACGCGATCGCGATGATAGATATAGATCATTTTAAAAATATCAACGACACTTACGGACACGACGGCGGAGATAAGGTCTTGCAGTTTTTGGCTAAAAAGCTGGTAGACGATACGAAAGGAAACGATATCGTAGCTAGATTTGGCGGAGAGGAATTTTGCGTCGTGCTTAAAAACATCTCGCAAGAAGAGGCGGTAAAATTTTTTGTAAATTTAAGAGCCAAGATAGCAAATAGCAAAATTTCATTGAAGAAAAATGTTATAAATTTTACCGTTTCCATAGGCGTCGTATTTAACAGAAGCGACTACCGACTGGACGAGCTTTTAGAGCTTGCCGATGAGGCGCTTTACATCGCCAAAGAAAGCGGCAGGAACAGAGTCGAGGTCGCTAAGTGA
- the lptA gene encoding lipopolysaccharide transport periplasmic protein LptA, with protein MDRAAKAVALGLFVVLNFTALHAEQVEITSNSFFADENKQISEFTGNVHIKKGAYDELFANKVIVYFDTKRQPIKYVATGNARAKIAMKDKHYDGKGDTLTYEPATQTYTVTGNGHLHEVETDKNVYGEKIVVNQNSGTYNVNSDEKKPVKFIFQIEDKAK; from the coding sequence ATGGATAGAGCAGCAAAGGCGGTAGCTTTAGGGCTATTTGTGGTCTTAAATTTTACGGCGCTTCACGCGGAGCAAGTCGAGATAACATCAAATAGTTTTTTTGCCGACGAGAATAAACAAATCAGCGAATTCACCGGTAACGTCCATATAAAAAAGGGTGCTTACGACGAGCTTTTCGCAAACAAAGTGATAGTTTATTTCGACACCAAACGTCAGCCGATAAAATATGTCGCCACAGGCAACGCCAGAGCCAAGATAGCCATGAAAGACAAGCATTATGACGGCAAAGGCGATACGCTCACCTACGAGCCGGCTACGCAAACATACACAGTCACCGGTAACGGCCACCTACACGAGGTAGAGACCGACAAAAACGTCTACGGCGAAAAGATCGTCGTAAATCAAAATAGCGGCACATATAACGTAAATAGCGACGAAAAAAAGCCTGTGAAATTTATCTTTCAGATCGAGGATAAAGCCAAGTGA
- the hisB gene encoding imidazoleglycerol-phosphate dehydratase HisB, with protein sequence MKDEILKIVRTTKETDISAELKIYGEGRCEIATGVGFFDHMLEAFGKHALFDMKISCKGDTHVDFHHSVEDVGIVIGSLLKEAIYPVSGIERFGDSVVVMDEAAVSCALDLSNRAFLVYENFNEKGKVGEFDIELAEEFFRAVAMNANITLHIAKLRGKNNHHIIEAAFKSFAVALRRALAKNPRVNTPSTKGVL encoded by the coding sequence ATGAAGGACGAAATTTTAAAGATTGTCAGGACGACAAAAGAGACCGATATCAGCGCCGAGCTTAAAATTTACGGCGAAGGCAGATGCGAGATAGCCACGGGAGTAGGATTTTTCGACCATATGCTCGAGGCCTTTGGTAAGCACGCTTTGTTTGATATGAAAATTTCATGCAAAGGCGATACGCACGTGGATTTTCACCATAGCGTCGAGGATGTCGGCATTGTCATCGGCTCGCTTTTAAAAGAGGCGATCTATCCGGTAAGCGGCATAGAGCGTTTTGGCGATAGTGTGGTCGTGATGGACGAGGCGGCAGTGAGCTGCGCGCTTGATCTGAGCAACCGCGCCTTTTTGGTATATGAAAATTTCAATGAAAAGGGCAAGGTCGGAGAATTTGACATCGAGCTTGCGGAGGAGTTTTTTAGAGCCGTCGCGATGAATGCAAACATCACGCTTCATATCGCTAAACTCCGCGGCAAAAACAATCATCACATAATAGAAGCCGCGTTCAAATCCTTTGCCGTCGCACTTAGACGTGCGCTCGCTAAAAATCCCCGCGTCAATACGCCAAGCACAAAAGGCGTGCTATGA
- the yihA gene encoding ribosome biogenesis GTP-binding protein YihA/YsxC — protein sequence MIRVLNAKFISSSPSIKDAAEFALSEVVFLGRSNVGKSSLINALVNQKALAKSSSTPGKTQLINFFEVEFDERDDQSGEKTDKFKIMFVDLPGFGYAKVAKSKHEEWRRNLDEFLKFRSSIKLFVHLIDARHFDLDIDVNVNNYINEFLRPDQKILNFYTKADKLNQSSKSAVLKFDPNGILVSTLNKVGIDKARELIVTRALGR from the coding sequence GTGATACGCGTTTTAAACGCTAAATTTATAAGCTCAAGCCCAAGCATCAAGGACGCTGCCGAGTTTGCCCTCAGCGAGGTAGTATTTTTGGGGCGCTCAAATGTCGGTAAAAGTAGCCTGATAAACGCACTCGTAAATCAAAAAGCCCTGGCTAAGAGCTCATCGACTCCGGGCAAGACGCAGCTTATAAATTTTTTTGAAGTGGAATTTGACGAACGAGATGATCAAAGTGGCGAAAAAACGGATAAATTCAAGATAATGTTCGTCGATCTGCCGGGCTTTGGCTACGCTAAGGTGGCAAAGTCAAAGCACGAGGAGTGGAGGCGCAACCTCGATGAATTTTTGAAATTTAGATCAAGCATCAAGCTTTTCGTCCATCTCATAGATGCCAGGCATTTTGATCTGGATATCGACGTGAACGTAAATAATTACATAAACGAGTTTTTAAGGCCGGATCAGAAAATTTTAAATTTTTACACGAAGGCCGATAAGCTAAATCAAAGCTCAAAAAGCGCCGTTTTGAAATTTGATCCAAACGGGATCCTAGTCTCGACGCTAAATAAAGTCGGCATAGACAAAGCACGCGAGCTGATCGTCACTCGGGCGCTTGGACGATGA